In the genome of Deltaproteobacteria bacterium, the window CATTTTCTACCCTGGCCATCGCCCTGTTACTTTTGGTCGGCTTTCCCCGGCCCCTTATAGGGCTGCTGGCCCTGTTGCCGGCTTTCATTGGCACGATGACGGCCGTTTTCGTCTATTCCCTTTTTCAACCATCCATTTCGCTGATGGCGGTCGGCTTCGGTGGTGCCATCATTGCTTTCACCGTCGATTACGGGCTGACCTATCTGCTTTTTCTTGACCGCCCCTACGAAACACGAGGGATGGACACCACGCGGGAGGTCTGGAGCCTGGGCTTTTTGGCCATGCTGTGTACCGCGACCAGCTTTGCCTATCTGGGTTTTTCCGGATTCCCCGATTTGGCCGAAATCGGCCTGTTTGCCGCGTTGGCGGTGATCTTTACCTACATTTTCTTCCATCTTGTCTATCCAGTAATCTTTCCCGTCATGCCGCCGGCCAAACGAGAACCTCTGTTGCCCCTTCAGCGCTTCGTCAACCGTCTGACGTCGTCCCGCTCCTTGGGGAAGGTCTATGGGGCCGTGTTGCTGGGATTGATCATGCTCTGTTTCGCCCGCCCGGAATTTAATGTGAATCCGGATTCAATGAATGCCGTAACGAAAGAGACCCTGAAGGCGGAACAGTTGATTCGGGACATCTGGGGCGATATTTTCAGCAAGGTTTACATTCTGGTAGAGGGCGGAGATGCCCGGGATCTGCAGCGAAAATGCGACCGTCTGACGGTGCTTTTGAATCGTGAAGTGGAGGGAAAACGCATTTCCCGGTTCTTTGTTCCCTCCCTGATCTTCCCCGGTGAGGAACTGGCCGGATCCAATCTTGGCGACTGGAAGCGCTTCTGGAGCCCTGAGCGCCGAAAAAACCTCAAGGACATGCTGGCGGCGGAGGCCCGCCTCCTCGGGTTTTCGGCAGAAGCCTTCGATTCCTTTCCGGAGCGAATCGCCGGTGGTCAGATTTCGCAAGCGAAGTTCGATCTGCCGGAACATTTCGCCGGACTGCTGGGTATTTCCGGTATTGACAGTGGGTCGCACCGGTTTTTCGTTGCCGCCCTCGTCCCCGGTCCACAGTATGACGCCGGCGTTTTTTTCCGGGCATTCTCGGGAATCGATTCCGCCCGGGTGTTTGACCCGACTTTTTTCGGCGAACGACTTGGATCGGTCATGATGTCCGCTTTCATCCGCATGGCGGTGATTGTGGGGGGGATAACCGCCCTGTTGACTTTTATCATTTTATGCGATTGGCGACTGGCCTTACTCGCCCTTCTGCCGACAGTCTTCGCGATGATCTGTACGCTGGGCACGCTAAATCTTCTCGGAGAACCTTTGGGCGTGCCGGTTGTCATGGTTTCCGTGGTGATCATTGGGATGGGAGTGGTCTATTCCCTGTATTTTGTGAGGTCTTATCAGCGCTATTTTCAGGATGATCACCCCGCCATGGGCCTGGTTAGAATGTCCGTGTTTCTTTCCTTTGCCACGACGTTTCTTGGTGTGGCGGTTCTGGCTCTATCGGATAACGCCATGCTGAGGAACGCGGGGCTTGGCCTCGCTTTGGGGATCGGATATTCCTTTTTGGGGGCCGTCCTGATCGTTCCACCGCTGCTGGGAAGGATCTTCATCCCCGTAACGCTGCCGGATGAACCGTTTGCCCCCGGATCGGCCCGGCACCTGGCCAGGGTTTTCACACGCTATCGACACCTCGACGGCTATCCGCGACTTTTCGCGCGCTTCAAGATCATGATCGACCCCATGTTTCCGCGATTGGCGGATTTTGTGAAATCACCGCAAGTCATAATTGATATCGGCACGGGGTTCGGGGTGCCCGCCGCCTGGCTTTTGGAACTGCATCCACAGGCGCGTCTTTACGGGATCGAACCAAACCGGAAGCGGGTGGCTGTCGCATCGCGGGTGATCGGTACTCGAGGTCGCGTCCAGGCAGGCCTGGCTCCCGATCTGCCGGAATTTACTGGACGGGCCGATACGGTTCTGTTGCTCGACATGATCCATATGCTGACGGACGACGAGTTATTTTTGACGCTAAAACGTGTCAGGGAGGTGCTCACCCCAACAGGAACGGTCATTATTCGGGCCACTATACCGTCAGGGCAAGGGAAGCGGTCTTCCTGGTTACGCAAAATTGAAGGAACAAGAATCAAACTGGAGGGAGGCGTTTCCCGTTTCCGAACGGCAAAAGAAATTGTGGAAATTCTTTCCCGAGGGCGTTTCCAGATCCTCCATCAGGAGCCGGACAGCCCGGGCAGGGAAGAAGTCTGGTTTGTCGCAGGTCTGCGTGATGAATGAGCCGCGGGGGAGGACATGAAGGACCGTTTCTACCATCTGCTGATGATTCTGTCGAAAGGAGCGGGGATCTGGCTGTTTCGCCTGGTCGCCTGGATTATCGCCACGGGGTACTTTTGTCTGTTTCCATCCCGTGTCGCTGTGAGCGTCCGCTTTTACGCCGCACTCTTTCCGGACAGACGCAGGATAGGCCACCTCTGTTGCGCCTGGAGGCAGTTTCACGAGTTCACCGATGTCTTTCTGGACCGTTTTCTCCAGAACGAGGCTTACCCCATGTATTTCACCCATGAAGGCTGGGAATATCTTGAAAACGCGGTGAAACAGCGCACGGGAGGCATTTTGCTCATGAGTCACCTGGGCAGCTGGGAACTGGCCGCCCATAGACTTCTGCAATCCCATGGCCGGGATCTTCCGGAAATGAAACTCCTGCTTTACATGGGCCGGAAACACAAGGAACAAATTGAGCATCGCCAGAAGCAAGACCTAGCGGCCCGAGGTATCAAAATCGTTACCGTGGAAAAGGAGGGGAATGCCCCGATTGATATTCTGGAAGGCATCAATTTTCTGAAGAGCGGCGGTATTGTATCCCTGACGGGGGACCGGTCCTGGCGTAAAGACCAGCGTGTCGTACCGGTAAGATTTTTGGGGCACGAAGTGTTTCTTCCTGAAAGTCCCTTTGTCTTCGCCCTGCTGTCCCGTACCCCTCTCCTGATCTTCTTTGCCACAAGGGTTGGACGTTTTGCCTACCATTGCCAGGTTCTCACACCAGTTTACGTGGAGGCCAAAAATCGGAAGGACCGGCAACGTGCCATCAGGGAGGCGGCCCAGACCTATATCGATGGACTGGAACGGGTTGTCCGTCAGCATCCGTATGCCTGGTTCCATTTTGAACCCTTTCTCGGACGGAAACTGGAGGAATAATCATCTCGATATGAAATACCTGATCAAAAATATCGCGGCACGCCTGGCCCAAAAAGACGCAATCAGAAAAGCCATTGCGGAAGGCAGCGATTGTCGTGTATATACGAACCGGTCGCGCCTCAGGATGGCGGGTTTGTTCCTTATGTTCATCAGTTATGTGATCTGCTGGCCGGTCATTGCCGCGCTGGGGTGGCTTGCTTATCGCATCGAACTGTCCATGATTGTGATTGTGGGCGGTCCTGTTGTGTACGCCGTGGCGAG includes:
- a CDS encoding methyltransferase domain-containing protein, with translation MLRYRPRLFRWILAILIFLSVAVLFTVGVYRLHFDTDVLNALPQNDPVLVDGRYVFRHHPVQGRIVVDLGQPEGDTERLVAAAGLIERRMRESGLFRRVGLESMGRLLPELLRHTVDHLPLLFSAEELERQVAPLLTLEQVRHTLSEHIQSFRSLEGIGQSALIADDPLDFRNLVLSRLSGLSPSEGATIHRGQLLSPDRMHLLIVAEPVKSGMDTRFARQIALFMEQTAQEITEHYGRESGLALTPVGAYRAALDNEINAKKNIRRAITFSTLAIALLLLVGFPRPLIGLLALLPAFIGTMTAVFVYSLFQPSISLMAVGFGGAIIAFTVDYGLTYLLFLDRPYETRGMDTTREVWSLGFLAMLCTATSFAYLGFSGFPDLAEIGLFAALAVIFTYIFFHLVYPVIFPVMPPAKREPLLPLQRFVNRLTSSRSLGKVYGAVLLGLIMLCFARPEFNVNPDSMNAVTKETLKAEQLIRDIWGDIFSKVYILVEGGDARDLQRKCDRLTVLLNREVEGKRISRFFVPSLIFPGEELAGSNLGDWKRFWSPERRKNLKDMLAAEARLLGFSAEAFDSFPERIAGGQISQAKFDLPEHFAGLLGISGIDSGSHRFFVAALVPGPQYDAGVFFRAFSGIDSARVFDPTFFGERLGSVMMSAFIRMAVIVGGITALLTFIILCDWRLALLALLPTVFAMICTLGTLNLLGEPLGVPVVMVSVVIIGMGVVYSLYFVRSYQRYFQDDHPAMGLVRMSVFLSFATTFLGVAVLALSDNAMLRNAGLGLALGIGYSFLGAVLIVPPLLGRIFIPVTLPDEPFAPGSARHLARVFTRYRHLDGYPRLFARFKIMIDPMFPRLADFVKSPQVIIDIGTGFGVPAAWLLELHPQARLYGIEPNRKRVAVASRVIGTRGRVQAGLAPDLPEFTGRADTVLLLDMIHMLTDDELFLTLKRVREVLTPTGTVIIRATIPSGQGKRSSWLRKIEGTRIKLEGGVSRFRTAKEIVEILSRGRFQILHQEPDSPGREEVWFVAGLRDE
- a CDS encoding lysophospholipid acyltransferase family protein, translated to MKDRFYHLLMILSKGAGIWLFRLVAWIIATGYFCLFPSRVAVSVRFYAALFPDRRRIGHLCCAWRQFHEFTDVFLDRFLQNEAYPMYFTHEGWEYLENAVKQRTGGILLMSHLGSWELAAHRLLQSHGRDLPEMKLLLYMGRKHKEQIEHRQKQDLAARGIKIVTVEKEGNAPIDILEGINFLKSGGIVSLTGDRSWRKDQRVVPVRFLGHEVFLPESPFVFALLSRTPLLIFFATRVGRFAYHCQVLTPVYVEAKNRKDRQRAIREAAQTYIDGLERVVRQHPYAWFHFEPFLGRKLEE